One window of Burkholderia thailandensis E264 genomic DNA carries:
- a CDS encoding peptidylprolyl isomerase, with the protein MILKSPRLWAAAAALAAAPAFAQNIAVVNGTPIPKSRADAMIAQLVQQGQQDTPQLEQAVRQELVNREILMQEAIKRGIPNRPDVKAQIVVAQQTAVLRALIEDFLKKNQPSDTELKARYDDLVKNAGGREYHLHHILVDNEQQAKDLIAKIKGGAKFEDLAKQYSKDPGSAKNGGDLDWSDPKAYVPEFAAAAQHLQKGQMTDTPVKTQFGWHIIRVDDIRNITPPPFEQVKQQIAQQMVQQKLQAFEEGLRQQAKIQ; encoded by the coding sequence ATGATCCTGAAATCTCCCCGCCTCTGGGCCGCGGCGGCCGCTCTCGCAGCCGCTCCGGCTTTCGCCCAGAACATCGCCGTCGTGAACGGCACGCCGATTCCGAAATCGCGCGCCGACGCGATGATCGCGCAGCTCGTCCAGCAAGGTCAGCAGGACACGCCGCAACTCGAGCAGGCGGTGCGCCAGGAGCTCGTCAATCGCGAGATCCTGATGCAGGAAGCGATCAAGCGCGGCATTCCGAATCGTCCGGACGTGAAGGCGCAGATCGTCGTCGCGCAGCAGACCGCGGTGCTGCGCGCGCTGATCGAGGATTTCCTGAAGAAGAACCAGCCGAGCGACACCGAGCTGAAGGCGCGCTACGACGATCTCGTGAAGAACGCCGGGGGCCGCGAATATCACCTGCATCACATCCTCGTCGACAACGAGCAGCAGGCGAAGGACCTGATCGCGAAGATCAAGGGCGGCGCGAAGTTCGAGGATCTCGCGAAGCAATACTCGAAGGACCCGGGCTCGGCGAAGAACGGCGGCGATCTCGACTGGTCCGATCCGAAGGCGTACGTGCCCGAGTTCGCGGCGGCCGCGCAGCATCTGCAAAAAGGCCAGATGACGGATACGCCGGTGAAGACGCAGTTCGGCTGGCACATCATCCGCGTCGACGACATCCGCAACATCACGCCGCCGCCGTTCGAGCAGGTCAAGCAGCAGATCGCGCAGCAGATGGTCCAGCAGAAGCTGCAGGCGTTCGAGGAAGGCCTGCGTCAGCAAGCGAAGATCCAGTAA
- the purL gene encoding phosphoribosylformylglycinamidine synthase — MAHFSCFPGASALSDFRQTRLLDALKQIDGDIVAVRGQYLHFVNAHEPLTADDEARIGALMHYGAPFEPAAEKGATETFVVLPRFGTVSPWASKATDIAQHCGLARVRRIERGIEFTVTLKAGILGVGAKKALAADARAAVAAALHDRMTESVVASRDDARHLFDELPAKPLATVDVLAHGRTALERANVELGLALADDEIDYLVDAFVKLERNPTDVELMMFAQANSEHCRHKIFNAQWTIDGQAQDMSLFAMIRNTEKMSPQGTIVAYSDNSSIMMGAQAERWFPRGANAGGEPGERYGRHTELTHTLMKVETHNHPTAISPFPGAATGAGGEIRDEGATGRGARPKAGLTGFTVSNLDLPGAREPWENARDAAQPLAARDANEPHAPYGRPDRIASPLSIMIDGPLGGAAFNNEFGRPNLGGYFRVYEQNVGGQVRGYHKPIMIAGGIGNISDAHTHKHDVPAGSLLIQIGGPGMRIGMGGGAASSMATGANTAELDFDSVQRGNPEIERRAQEVINGCWQLGEQNPILSIHDVGAGGLSNAFPEIVDGAGKGARFELRKVALEESGLSPREIWSNEAQERYVLAIAPADLPRFEAICARERCPFSVVGVATDERRLQLVDDEAAGAAEYPVDMPMEVLLGKPPRMHRDVKRVAVERAGVDVTGLSLADIARDVLKHPTVASKSFLITIGDRTVGGTSVRDQMVGPWQVPVADCAVTALDYAGFAGEAMTMAERTPLAVIDAPASGRMAVGEAITNIAAAPIASLDKLKLSANWMAACGTEGEDAKLFDTVKAIGMELCPALGIGIPVGKDSLSMKTKWDENGVAKEVVSPVSLIISAFAPVEDVRRHLTPQLRRVADVGASVLIAIDLGRGKHRLGGSILAQVTQQVGDDTPDVDDPEDLKRFFAAIQSLNARNLLLAYHDRSDGGLWATVCEMAFAGHAGVSLNVDMLTLDPQHESDYGDAKDWAKQTSGRREDRTIRALFSEELGAVVQVRAADRDAVLGALREQGLSACSHVIGAVNETDVIEVYRDAKKIYEAPRVELQRAWSEVSWRIARLRDNPACADAEYDALLDAGDPGLAPVLTFDPAEDIAAPFIATGARPRVAILREQGVNSHLETAYAFDRAGFDAHDVHMSDLLAGRATLADFAGAVACGGFSYGDVLGAGEGWAKTIRFNDKLADMFAAFFARPDTFALGICNGCQMMSSLASMIPGADAWPKFTRNKSEQFEARFSLVEVQGSPSIFFAGMEGSRIPVAVAHGEGYADFSQQGDQSRVAVAMRYVDHRGEATERYPFNPNGSPAGITSVTTADGRFTVLMPHMERVHRTVTMSWHPEGWGEASPWLRVFRNARRWIG; from the coding sequence ATGGCTCACTTCTCGTGTTTTCCCGGTGCTTCGGCGCTTTCCGATTTCCGTCAAACCCGCCTGCTCGACGCGCTCAAGCAAATCGACGGCGACATCGTCGCGGTCCGCGGCCAGTATTTGCATTTCGTCAACGCGCATGAGCCGCTCACCGCCGACGACGAAGCGCGCATCGGCGCGCTGATGCATTACGGCGCGCCGTTCGAGCCCGCCGCCGAGAAGGGCGCGACCGAGACCTTCGTCGTGCTGCCGCGCTTCGGCACCGTGTCGCCGTGGGCGAGCAAGGCGACCGACATCGCGCAGCACTGCGGCCTCGCGCGCGTGCGCCGGATCGAGCGCGGGATCGAGTTCACGGTGACGCTGAAGGCGGGCATCCTCGGCGTCGGCGCGAAGAAGGCGCTCGCCGCCGACGCGCGCGCGGCGGTCGCGGCCGCGCTGCACGACCGGATGACGGAAAGCGTCGTCGCGTCGCGCGACGACGCGCGGCACCTGTTCGACGAACTGCCGGCCAAGCCGCTCGCGACGGTCGACGTGCTCGCCCATGGCCGCACCGCGCTCGAGCGCGCGAACGTCGAACTGGGCCTCGCGCTCGCCGACGACGAGATCGACTACCTCGTCGACGCGTTCGTCAAGCTCGAGCGCAACCCGACCGACGTCGAACTGATGATGTTCGCGCAGGCGAACAGCGAGCACTGCCGCCACAAGATCTTCAACGCGCAGTGGACGATCGACGGGCAGGCGCAGGACATGTCGCTGTTCGCGATGATCCGCAATACGGAAAAGATGAGCCCGCAAGGCACGATCGTCGCGTATTCGGACAATTCGTCGATCATGATGGGCGCGCAGGCGGAGCGCTGGTTCCCGCGCGGCGCGAACGCGGGCGGCGAGCCCGGCGAGCGCTACGGCCGCCACACCGAGCTCACGCACACGCTGATGAAGGTCGAGACGCACAACCATCCGACCGCGATCTCGCCGTTCCCGGGCGCCGCGACGGGCGCGGGCGGCGAGATCCGCGACGAGGGTGCGACGGGCCGCGGCGCGCGGCCGAAGGCGGGCCTCACGGGCTTCACGGTGTCGAATCTTGATCTGCCGGGCGCGCGCGAACCCTGGGAAAACGCGCGCGACGCCGCGCAGCCGCTGGCGGCGCGCGACGCGAACGAGCCGCATGCGCCGTACGGCCGCCCGGACCGGATCGCGTCGCCGCTGTCGATCATGATCGACGGCCCGCTCGGCGGCGCCGCGTTCAACAACGAATTCGGCCGCCCGAACCTCGGCGGCTACTTCCGCGTGTACGAGCAGAACGTCGGCGGCCAGGTGCGCGGCTATCACAAGCCGATCATGATCGCGGGCGGCATCGGCAACATCTCGGACGCGCACACGCACAAGCATGACGTGCCGGCCGGCTCGCTGCTGATCCAGATCGGCGGCCCCGGCATGCGGATCGGCATGGGCGGCGGCGCGGCGAGCTCGATGGCCACCGGCGCGAACACGGCCGAGCTCGATTTCGATTCCGTCCAGCGCGGCAACCCGGAGATCGAGCGCCGCGCGCAGGAAGTGATCAACGGCTGCTGGCAGCTCGGCGAGCAAAATCCGATTCTCAGCATTCACGATGTGGGCGCGGGCGGCCTGTCGAACGCGTTCCCCGAGATCGTCGACGGCGCGGGCAAGGGCGCGCGCTTCGAGCTGCGCAAGGTCGCGCTCGAGGAATCGGGCCTGTCGCCGCGCGAGATCTGGTCGAACGAGGCGCAGGAGCGCTACGTGCTGGCGATCGCGCCCGCCGATCTGCCGCGCTTCGAGGCGATCTGCGCGCGCGAGCGCTGCCCGTTCTCGGTCGTCGGCGTCGCGACCGACGAGCGCCGGCTTCAGCTCGTCGACGACGAGGCGGCGGGCGCGGCCGAGTATCCGGTCGACATGCCGATGGAAGTGCTGCTCGGCAAGCCGCCGCGGATGCACCGCGACGTGAAGCGCGTCGCCGTCGAGCGCGCGGGCGTCGACGTGACGGGCCTCTCGCTCGCCGACATCGCGCGCGACGTGCTCAAGCACCCGACCGTCGCGAGCAAGTCGTTCCTCATCACGATCGGCGACCGCACGGTCGGCGGCACGTCGGTGCGCGACCAGATGGTCGGCCCGTGGCAGGTGCCCGTCGCCGATTGCGCGGTCACGGCGCTCGACTACGCGGGCTTCGCGGGCGAGGCGATGACGATGGCCGAGCGCACGCCGCTCGCCGTGATCGACGCGCCGGCATCGGGCCGCATGGCGGTGGGCGAGGCGATCACGAACATCGCCGCCGCGCCGATCGCGTCGCTCGACAAGCTGAAGCTGTCCGCCAACTGGATGGCCGCGTGCGGCACCGAGGGCGAGGACGCGAAGCTCTTCGACACGGTCAAGGCGATCGGCATGGAGCTGTGCCCGGCGCTCGGCATCGGCATCCCGGTCGGCAAGGATTCGCTGTCGATGAAGACGAAGTGGGACGAGAACGGCGTCGCCAAGGAAGTCGTCTCGCCGGTGTCGCTGATCATCTCGGCGTTCGCGCCCGTCGAAGACGTGCGCCGCCATCTGACGCCGCAACTGCGCCGCGTCGCCGACGTCGGCGCGAGCGTGCTGATCGCGATCGACCTCGGCCGCGGCAAGCATCGCCTCGGCGGCAGCATTCTCGCGCAGGTCACGCAGCAGGTCGGCGACGACACGCCGGATGTCGACGATCCCGAGGATCTGAAGCGCTTCTTCGCGGCGATCCAGTCGCTCAACGCGCGGAACCTGCTGCTCGCGTATCACGACCGCTCGGACGGCGGCCTGTGGGCGACCGTCTGCGAAATGGCGTTCGCGGGGCACGCGGGCGTGTCGCTGAACGTCGACATGCTCACGCTCGATCCGCAGCACGAATCCGACTACGGCGACGCGAAGGACTGGGCGAAGCAGACGAGCGGCCGCCGCGAGGACCGCACGATTCGCGCGCTCTTCTCGGAGGAGCTCGGCGCGGTCGTCCAGGTGCGCGCGGCGGACCGCGACGCGGTGCTCGGCGCGCTGCGCGAGCAGGGCTTGTCCGCGTGCTCGCACGTGATCGGCGCGGTCAACGAGACCGACGTGATCGAGGTGTACCGCGACGCGAAGAAAATCTACGAAGCGCCGCGCGTCGAACTGCAGCGCGCGTGGAGCGAGGTGAGCTGGCGGATCGCGCGGCTGCGTGACAACCCGGCCTGCGCGGACGCCGAATACGACGCGCTCCTCGACGCCGGCGATCCGGGCCTCGCGCCGGTGCTGACGTTCGATCCGGCGGAGGACATCGCCGCGCCGTTCATCGCGACGGGCGCGCGTCCGCGCGTCGCGATCCTGCGCGAGCAGGGCGTGAACTCGCATCTGGAGACCGCGTACGCGTTCGACCGCGCGGGCTTCGACGCGCACGACGTCCACATGAGCGACCTGCTCGCCGGCCGCGCGACGCTCGCCGATTTCGCGGGCGCGGTAGCGTGCGGCGGCTTCTCGTACGGCGACGTGCTGGGCGCGGGCGAAGGCTGGGCGAAGACGATCCGCTTCAACGACAAGCTCGCGGACATGTTCGCCGCGTTCTTCGCGCGTCCCGACACGTTCGCGCTCGGCATCTGCAATGGCTGCCAGATGATGTCGAGCCTCGCGTCGATGATCCCGGGCGCGGATGCATGGCCGAAGTTCACGCGCAACAAGTCCGAGCAGTTCGAGGCGCGCTTCTCGCTCGTCGAAGTGCAAGGCTCGCCGTCGATCTTCTTCGCCGGCATGGAAGGCTCGCGGATTCCGGTCGCGGTCGCGCACGGCGAAGGCTATGCGGACTTCTCGCAGCAGGGCGATCAAAGCCGCGTCGCGGTCGCGATGCGCTACGTCGATCATCGCGGCGAAGCGACCGAACGCTATCCGTTCAACCCGAACGGCTCGCCTGCGGGCATCACGTCGGTGACGACGGCGGACGGCCGCTTCACGGTGCTGATGCCGCACATGGAGCGCGTCCATCGCACGGTGACGATGAGCTGGCATCCGGAGGGCTGGGGCGAAGCGAGCCCGTGGCTGCGCGTGTTCCGCAACGCGCGCCGCTGGATCGGCTGA
- the msrB gene encoding peptide-methionine (R)-S-oxide reductase MsrB, which yields MSGDRDDKRYPYPKDDAELRRRLTPMQYEVTQHAATERPFTGEYTDTEDAGIYHCVVCGTALFESGAKYHSGCGWPSYFKPIDAEVIDEKMDYTHGMTRVEVRCNQCGAHLGHVFEDGPRDKTGLRYCINSAALNFEAKPEWK from the coding sequence ATGTCAGGAGATCGAGACGACAAGCGCTATCCGTACCCGAAGGACGATGCCGAGCTGCGCCGCCGGCTCACGCCGATGCAGTACGAGGTCACGCAGCACGCGGCGACCGAGCGGCCGTTCACCGGCGAGTACACGGACACCGAGGATGCGGGGATCTATCACTGCGTCGTGTGCGGCACCGCGCTCTTCGAGTCGGGCGCGAAATACCATTCGGGCTGCGGCTGGCCCAGCTACTTCAAGCCGATCGACGCCGAGGTGATCGACGAGAAGATGGACTACACGCACGGCATGACGCGCGTCGAAGTGCGCTGCAACCAGTGCGGCGCGCATCTCGGCCACGTGTTCGAGGACGGCCCGCGCGACAAAACCGGATTGCGGTACTGCATCAACTCGGCTGCGTTAAACTTCGAGGCTAAACCCGAGTGGAAGTGA
- a CDS encoding BolA family protein — MSDTFLHASPHERIALIEARLVAALAPASLDVRDDSAQHAGHAGAAAGGHYTVTIVSAAFAGKSRIARHRLVYDALADAMQRGIHALAIVAYTPEEYPEPSRSH; from the coding sequence ATGAGCGACACCTTCCTGCACGCCTCGCCGCACGAGCGCATCGCGCTCATCGAGGCGCGGCTTGTCGCCGCGCTCGCGCCCGCGTCGCTCGACGTGCGCGACGACAGCGCGCAGCACGCGGGCCATGCGGGCGCGGCCGCGGGCGGCCACTACACGGTCACGATCGTGTCCGCGGCGTTCGCCGGCAAGAGCCGCATCGCGCGGCACCGGCTGGTGTATGATGCGCTCGCCGATGCGATGCAGCGCGGCATTCACGCGCTTGCGATCGTTGCATATACGCCAGAAGAATATCCCGAGCCTTCCCGTTCTCACTAA
- a CDS encoding septation protein A — translation MKFLFDLFPIILFFAAFKLWGIFTATAVAIAATLAQVAWVAFRHRKVDTMLWVSLGVIVVFGGATLVLHDEKFIQWKPTVLYWLFAVGLVAARYAFGKNLIEKMMGKQLTLPEPVWDKLNLAWAAFFAALGVTNLYVVRNFTESQWVNFKLFGTTGAIIVFVILQSLWLAKYLKGE, via the coding sequence ATGAAATTCCTGTTCGATCTGTTCCCGATCATTCTGTTCTTCGCCGCCTTCAAGCTATGGGGCATCTTCACGGCCACCGCCGTCGCGATTGCCGCAACGCTCGCGCAAGTGGCGTGGGTCGCGTTCCGCCACCGCAAGGTCGACACGATGCTGTGGGTGAGCCTCGGCGTGATCGTCGTGTTCGGCGGCGCGACGCTCGTGCTGCATGACGAAAAGTTCATCCAGTGGAAGCCGACCGTCCTCTACTGGCTGTTCGCGGTCGGCCTCGTCGCCGCGCGCTACGCGTTCGGCAAGAACCTGATCGAGAAGATGATGGGCAAGCAACTGACGCTGCCCGAGCCCGTCTGGGACAAGCTGAATCTCGCATGGGCCGCGTTCTTCGCGGCGCTCGGCGTGACGAACCTGTACGTCGTGCGCAACTTCACCGAATCGCAGTGGGTCAACTTCAAGCTGTTCGGCACGACGGGCGCGATCATCGTCTTCGTGATCCTGCAAAGCCTCTGGCTCGCGAAATACCTGAAGGGAGAATGA